Proteins found in one Desulfovibrio legallii genomic segment:
- a CDS encoding LysM peptidoglycan-binding domain-containing protein has protein sequence MIGRNSRYARCLLYRDSDGTSLGMRQRIDTTPRHDDRLHTVVEGDRLDLLAHRYLGDARLWWIICDYNDLFFPLALEPGLALRIPSREHVQMRLLD, from the coding sequence ATGATCGGCCGCAATTCCCGATACGCCCGCTGCCTTCTCTACCGGGACAGCGACGGTACCTCCCTCGGCATGCGCCAGCGCATCGACACCACCCCCAGACACGACGACCGCCTACACACCGTGGTCGAGGGCGACCGCCTGGATCTGCTCGCGCACCGCTATCTGGGTGACGCCAGGCTCTGGTGGATCATCTGCGACTACAACGACCTCTTTTTCCCGTTGGCGCTCGAGCCGGGTCTGGCGCTGCGCATTCCCTCCCGCGAACACGTCCAGATGCGCCTGCTCGACTGA
- a CDS encoding DUF4406 domain-containing protein: protein MKRIFVCSPFAGDIARNVKVAEALCRRVMRNGHAPFAPHLLYPTFTDDSVPEQRETGIACGLAYMECCDEVWAFTGNGISSGMRLELDRAGQLGKTILEIAEV, encoded by the coding sequence ATGAAACGCATCTTTGTCTGCAGCCCGTTCGCGGGTGACATAGCTCGAAACGTGAAGGTCGCCGAGGCGCTTTGCCGACGGGTCATGAGAAACGGTCACGCGCCGTTCGCGCCGCACCTGTTGTATCCAACCTTCACCGATGACAGCGTTCCCGAGCAGCGGGAGACTGGCATCGCCTGCGGCCTGGCCTACATGGAATGTTGCGACGAGGTGTGGGCGTTCACCGGCAACGGCATTTCCAGCGGCATGCGGCTGGAACTCGACCGGGCCGGACAACTGGGCAAGACGATCCTCGAGATCGCCGAGGTGTAA
- a CDS encoding phage tail protein, translating to MPKSLYQNWQFAIEVNGFDVALFHKGQEPKTEFEEVAFAPAGSMFDQKVAGRVKFEDITLEKGNLQDGSDEAAREWIKKQVDVNAVTGGLPANYMRDIDVVRYDRTGNETRRWTLHGAWVKALEYDELEGGNTENTIEKLTICFQYWT from the coding sequence ATGCCCAAGAGCCTTTACCAGAACTGGCAGTTCGCCATCGAGGTAAACGGCTTCGACGTGGCCCTGTTCCACAAGGGACAGGAGCCCAAAACAGAATTCGAGGAAGTGGCCTTTGCCCCGGCCGGTTCGATGTTCGACCAGAAGGTGGCGGGGCGGGTCAAGTTCGAGGACATCACCCTCGAGAAAGGCAACCTGCAGGACGGCTCCGACGAGGCGGCCCGCGAATGGATCAAAAAACAGGTGGACGTGAACGCTGTCACCGGCGGCCTTCCGGCCAACTACATGCGCGACATCGACGTTGTCCGATACGACCGCACCGGCAACGAGACCCGTCGCTGGACCCTGCACGGGGCCTGGGTGAAGGCGCTCGAATACGACGAGCTCGAGGGCGGCAACACCGAGAACACCATCGAGAAGCTCACCATCTGCTTCCAATACTGGACCTAA